A single genomic interval of Nanoarchaeota archaeon harbors:
- a CDS encoding helix-turn-helix domain-containing protein, translated as MSETEAFRENLERIIVSDIVLSGDSGAAIRKWRDIFKISQCGLAEKIGIRSSIISDYESGRRKSPGSAMIKKIVKAFSSFDIGMGRAASESAINSAETFHDSVIDVRELNAPKTLGDFANALGGTAMFFNGDAEKNIGAYVIIDSIKAIISFSPAEFSEMHHFMSGKAIVFTGVKRGRSPLVAIKVANVKPAAVIFHGLEAFDKVAERIARTEKIPVILSGTKTVDELIAVLKAM; from the coding sequence ATGTCTGAAACCGAAGCGTTCCGCGAGAATCTGGAAAGAATCATAGTGTCAGACATAGTTCTTTCAGGCGACTCAGGCGCGGCAATACGCAAATGGCGCGACATTTTCAAAATATCCCAGTGCGGGCTTGCGGAAAAGATAGGCATCCGCTCTTCAATAATTTCCGATTATGAATCAGGGCGCAGGAAATCGCCGGGGTCTGCGATGATAAAAAAAATCGTCAAGGCGTTTTCTTCTTTCGATATCGGGATGGGCCGCGCGGCATCCGAAAGCGCAATTAATTCAGCAGAAACTTTTCACGACTCTGTTATTGATGTGCGCGAGCTGAACGCCCCGAAGACTTTGGGCGATTTTGCAAATGCGCTTGGCGGAACAGCAATGTTTTTTAATGGCGATGCGGAAAAAAATATCGGCGCGTATGTAATCATTGATTCGATTAAAGCCATCATATCTTTTTCTCCCGCGGAATTTTCCGAGATGCACCATTTTATGTCCGGCAAGGCGATTGTGTTTACCGGAGTCAAGCGCGGGCGCTCGCCGCTTGTCGCAATCAAGGTTGCAAATGTCAAGCCCGCTGCTGTGATTTTTCACGGTCTGGAGGCATTTGACAAAGTGGCGGAAAGAATCGCGCGTACAGAAAAAATTCCCGTAATACTTTCCGGCACGAAAACAGTTGACGAGCTGATTGCCGTTCTGAAGGCGATGTAA
- the nifS gene encoding cysteine desulfurase NifS gives MVKIYLDHGATTPVDSEVQKAMMPYFSKKFGNASSLHQFGQEAAVALADSRKIIAKALNAEEDEIYFTSSGTESNNTILKGIAFANRNKGKHIITTKIEHDCVIHSSQWLESQGFSVTFLSVDKYGLVNPDDVKKAIQSDTILVSVMHANNEIGTIEPIREIGKICREKNVYFHTDACQSFTKIPLDVRADNLDLVTINAHKIYGPKGVGAFYKKRGIKIEPLFHGGGHERGLRSSTENVAGIVGFAKAAEIGMARMDTDAKKLSSLRDKLINGCLQIENTWLNGHPSSRLPNNANVGFAFIEGESIILNLDLKGIAASTGSACSSKSLEPSHVLLALGQKHEEAHGSVRFSLGRSTTEKDIDYVLKVLPPIIKRLRAMSPMGK, from the coding sequence ATGGTGAAGATATACCTAGACCACGGTGCAACAACGCCGGTCGATTCTGAAGTTCAAAAAGCGATGATGCCGTACTTTTCAAAAAAATTCGGCAACGCTTCAAGCCTGCATCAGTTCGGGCAGGAGGCTGCAGTTGCGCTGGCAGATTCGCGAAAAATAATTGCGAAAGCATTGAATGCGGAAGAGGACGAAATATATTTCACATCAAGCGGCACCGAGTCAAACAACACAATACTTAAAGGAATCGCATTTGCAAATCGCAATAAAGGAAAGCATATAATCACTACAAAGATTGAGCATGATTGTGTCATTCATTCATCGCAATGGCTTGAGTCTCAAGGTTTTTCTGTAACTTTTCTTTCTGTTGACAAATACGGTTTGGTTAATCCAGATGATGTAAAAAAAGCAATACAAAGCGATACAATATTAGTTTCAGTTATGCATGCGAACAACGAAATCGGAACAATTGAGCCGATACGCGAGATTGGAAAAATTTGCCGCGAAAAAAATGTTTATTTTCATACTGACGCGTGCCAGAGCTTTACAAAAATTCCGCTTGATGTCAGGGCAGATAATTTGGATTTAGTTACTATTAACGCGCATAAAATTTACGGCCCTAAAGGCGTCGGTGCATTTTACAAAAAGCGCGGCATAAAAATCGAGCCGCTTTTTCACGGAGGCGGACACGAGCGGGGACTGCGCTCAAGCACTGAAAATGTCGCAGGAATTGTCGGTTTTGCAAAAGCCGCAGAAATCGGAATGGCGCGAATGGACACGGACGCAAAAAAACTTTCTTCTTTGCGCGACAAACTTATCAATGGATGTTTGCAGATAGAAAACACTTGGCTTAACGGCCATCCGTCAAGCCGCCTGCCCAACAATGCAAATGTCGGATTTGCATTTATCGAAGGCGAATCGATAATTCTTAATCTTGACTTGAAAGGAATTGCTGCATCAACCGGCTCTGCATGCTCCTCAAAATCTCTTGAGCCTTCGCATGTTTTGCTCGCGCTCGGGCAGAAGCATGAAGAAGCCCACGGTTCTGTGCGGTTTAGTTTGGGAAGAAGCACTACTGAAAAAGATATCGATTATGTTCTGAAAGTTCTGCCGCCGATTATAAAAAGACTTAGAGCGATGTCGCCGATGGGGAAATGA
- a CDS encoding ribonuclease VapC codes for MQNERIYILDSNVFLHGAQSIFADKPCVTVYGVVEEMKSSASEIEIDRFMLSGLQILEPSKESADDVLRAQKKTQDKTSKTDMMLVALALDFKKKNKDYIIITDDYGVQNLAKVLKINYSGLSQDGIKKPIAWSGKCTACGHKTNEKICPDCGSKVKFHAKKI; via the coding sequence ATGCAAAATGAAAGAATTTATATCCTTGATTCAAACGTATTTTTGCACGGCGCGCAATCCATTTTCGCGGACAAGCCCTGCGTCACGGTTTACGGCGTTGTGGAGGAAATGAAATCAAGTGCATCTGAAATTGAAATAGACAGGTTCATGCTCTCAGGGCTCCAGATACTTGAACCGTCAAAAGAAAGCGCAGATGATGTTTTGCGCGCGCAGAAAAAAACGCAGGACAAAACGTCAAAGACAGACATGATGCTGGTCGCACTTGCGCTTGACTTCAAGAAAAAAAATAAGGACTATATTATAATAACTGATGATTACGGCGTTCAGAACCTTGCAAAAGTTTTGAAAATAAATTATTCCGGCCTGAGCCAGGACGGCATAAAAAAGCCTATTGCGTGGTCTGGAAAATGCACTGCATGCGGACATAAAACTAATGAGAAGATCTGCCCTGATTGCGGAAGCAAAGTAAAATTTCATGCAAAAAAGATATAA
- a CDS encoding nucleotidyl transferase AbiEii/AbiGii toxin family protein, which translates to MIRKEELVRIADAKKLSMKNAEKDYLLELLLFAIFSESGDSLLFKGGTALYKFYSLNRFSEDLDFTINKRRVDIEKVVQVALRRLSALGIEGKSDMEKYGNEINARLLFKGPLYNGSKESMAYVAINCSLREKPIAAKKELFVPFYREIPSFDVFVMGAEEILAEKVRAIYSRNKARDVYDIWFLIKRGVAPDMRMIEKKLKVCKLSFSKKAFAEKLEEKSGLFVPDLSGLIMGELPDFKKIKAEVLKKF; encoded by the coding sequence ATGATAAGAAAAGAAGAACTAGTGCGAATTGCTGATGCGAAAAAGCTTTCAATGAAAAATGCTGAAAAAGATTATCTTCTGGAATTGCTTTTGTTTGCCATCTTCTCTGAAAGCGGGGATTCTTTATTGTTCAAGGGAGGAACCGCGCTGTATAAGTTCTACAGCCTGAACCGATTTAGCGAAGACCTGGATTTTACAATAAACAAAAGGCGTGTTGATATCGAAAAAGTTGTGCAGGTTGCGCTAAGAAGGCTGTCTGCTCTTGGAATCGAAGGGAAATCAGATATGGAGAAATACGGCAACGAGATAAATGCAAGATTATTGTTTAAAGGCCCGCTTTACAATGGAAGCAAGGAAAGCATGGCTTATGTTGCCATTAACTGTAGTCTAAGGGAAAAGCCGATTGCAGCAAAAAAAGAGCTTTTTGTTCCCTTTTACCGCGAAATCCCGTCTTTTGATGTTTTTGTAATGGGCGCCGAAGAAATACTTGCCGAAAAAGTCAGGGCGATATATTCAAGAAACAAGGCGCGCGATGTTTACGACATTTGGTTTTTGATTAAAAGAGGCGTTGCCCCTGATATGAGAATGATTGAAAAAAAGCTGAAAGTATGCAAACTTTCTTTTTCAAAAAAAGCATTTGCCGAAAAGCTTGAGGAAAAATCAGGGCTTTTTGTGCCCGATTTATCGGGCTTGATAATGGGCGAGCTTCCTGATTTTAAGAAAATAAAAGCAGAAGTTCTCAAGAAATTTTAG
- a CDS encoding pentapeptide repeat-containing protein, whose protein sequence is MVFDFVSESNDADILDKPILQKKTVHPMAKAEIVKLYGEGERDFSDILAPNSDFSGLNLSGIILTRAKLINSSFKNCKLNGADFSSAEMQDTNFEGADLGGANFSDATAFNSNFRNAKINGAKFIRANISECIFDGCDKSSADFLNAITAPLFLGRKMTAADIIKEYKQGARDFSRIFAPNSDFSGQKLSGIILRKANLHYSSFGHTDLTGADLSGAELTSCAFDSTILRNANLSKANLYWSRISGATMEGANLKESNMSWCDISGTDFSGCDISKANVQWALALKSKFSNEQFFGMSPDVLLTVRFAPTDAGCSDVKRTFSGASLKPYVVVDSGARQYVRKGENITVYSEPSSAAIGAYSPKKKDLEGYRNS, encoded by the coding sequence ATGGTTTTTGATTTTGTTTCCGAATCCAATGATGCGGATATTCTTGACAAGCCCATTTTACAGAAGAAAACCGTCCACCCTATGGCAAAGGCAGAAATCGTGAAATTATACGGTGAAGGCGAGCGCGACTTTTCCGATATACTCGCTCCGAACTCTGATTTTTCCGGCCTGAATCTTTCTGGAATTATTTTGACGCGCGCGAAACTCATTAATTCATCGTTTAAGAACTGCAAACTAAACGGTGCGGATTTCTCATCTGCAGAAATGCAGGATACAAATTTCGAGGGCGCAGATTTAGGGGGCGCGAATTTTTCCGATGCAACCGCCTTTAATTCGAATTTCAGGAATGCGAAAATCAATGGCGCGAAATTCATACGCGCGAATATTTCCGAATGCATTTTTGACGGCTGCGATAAAAGTTCCGCCGATTTCTTAAATGCGATTACTGCGCCGTTATTTTTAGGCAGGAAAATGACTGCGGCAGACATAATAAAAGAATACAAACAGGGCGCGCGTGATTTTTCCAGAATCTTTGCGCCGAATTCGGATTTTTCAGGGCAGAAGCTTTCAGGAATAATTTTGCGCAAGGCAAATCTGCATTATTCCTCTTTCGGGCATACTGATTTGACCGGTGCGGATTTGTCAGGAGCTGAACTTACAAGTTGCGCATTTGACAGCACGATTTTGCGGAATGCGAATCTTTCGAAAGCAAATCTGTACTGGTCGCGCATAAGCGGCGCAACAATGGAAGGCGCGAACCTGAAGGAGTCAAACATGAGCTGGTGCGATATTTCAGGAACTGATTTTTCAGGCTGCGACATATCAAAGGCAAATGTCCAGTGGGCGCTTGCCCTGAAATCGAAATTCTCAAACGAGCAATTTTTCGGCATGAGTCCTGATGTTTTATTGACGGTAAGATTCGCGCCAACGGATGCCGGATGTTCTGATGTGAAAAGAACTTTTTCCGGCGCGTCATTAAAGCCCTATGTTGTTGTAGATTCCGGCGCGAGGCAGTATGTCCGGAAAGGCGAAAATATAACTGTCTATTCAGAGCCTTCTTCTGCTGCAATCGGCGCGTATTCGCCGAAAAAGAAGGATTTGGAAGGGTATAGGAATTCATGA
- a CDS encoding sodium-translocating pyrophosphatase — MQPVLLAFIASILSIVFAGILAMDVLRKPAGNAKMQEIARAIQEGSTAYLNRQYRTVAVIAVILTIVLYYIINAPTAIGFVAGAISSALAGYIGMNISVRANVRTAEAAKDGLGSALSLAFKGGAVTGLSVVGLGLLGVTTFYYIYGDPLMIVGFGFGASLISLFARVGGGIFTKAADVGADLVGKIEAGIPEDDPRNPAVIADNVGDNVGDCAGMGADLFETYAVTLIAAMLIGSLILKDAVYSLYPLLLGAVAIFASILGTFFVKLGSSKNIMGALYKGAIASGIFAAIGFYAVTQYMALNMNLFYAGLIGLGVTVSIILITEYYTSTEYNPVRSIAKASQTGPGTNIITGLAVGLQSTAMPVVAIVAGTLISYGFGEAIGAGYGIYAVAIAAVAMLSTTGMIVAIDSFGPITDNAGGIAEMSALPEDIREITDALDAVGNTTKAVTKGYAIGSAALGALALFASYVHEASIKKALVFSLSDPLIIAGLFLGGMLPFLFSSYLMSAVGRAAFEVVEEVRRQFREIKGIMEGTAKPEYGKCVDIVTKAALKEMTVPAIIAIASPLAVGYILGPVALGGLLVGVIVTGLLLAIQMTSGGAAWDNAKKYIEKGNYGGKKSDPHKAAVVGDTVGDPFKDTAGPALNSLIKVMNTIALIFAASIAAHGGLIALV; from the coding sequence ATGCAACCAGTTCTTTTAGCATTTATAGCAAGCATTTTATCGATTGTTTTTGCCGGGATTCTGGCGATGGATGTTCTCCGAAAGCCTGCGGGCAATGCAAAAATGCAGGAAATCGCGCGTGCGATACAGGAAGGCTCAACCGCATACCTTAACAGGCAGTACCGCACTGTTGCGGTCATTGCAGTAATACTCACAATAGTATTATATTATATAATAAACGCGCCAACTGCCATAGGATTTGTGGCAGGGGCGATTTCCTCGGCACTTGCCGGATACATCGGAATGAATATTTCGGTACGCGCAAACGTCAGAACAGCCGAAGCTGCAAAAGACGGCCTTGGAAGCGCACTATCGCTTGCATTCAAAGGCGGCGCAGTAACAGGGCTTTCTGTTGTCGGCCTGGGGCTGCTTGGCGTAACAACGTTCTATTATATATATGGCGACCCGTTGATGATTGTCGGATTCGGATTCGGTGCATCATTGATTTCGCTTTTCGCAAGAGTCGGTGGGGGAATATTCACAAAAGCAGCAGACGTTGGCGCTGACCTGGTCGGAAAAATCGAGGCTGGAATTCCTGAAGACGATCCTAGAAATCCGGCAGTCATCGCAGACAACGTAGGCGATAATGTCGGAGATTGCGCAGGAATGGGCGCAGACCTTTTCGAGACATACGCAGTCACATTGATTGCGGCAATGCTTATCGGCTCCCTCATATTGAAGGACGCCGTATACTCGCTTTACCCTCTGCTTCTTGGAGCGGTGGCAATATTCGCAAGCATTCTCGGCACATTTTTCGTAAAGCTCGGAAGCTCAAAGAATATCATGGGCGCACTCTACAAAGGCGCGATTGCGTCAGGCATATTTGCTGCAATAGGTTTTTACGCAGTAACGCAATACATGGCGCTTAACATGAACCTGTTTTATGCAGGGCTTATAGGCCTTGGCGTCACTGTATCGATAATTTTGATAACCGAATACTACACATCAACTGAATACAATCCTGTTCGAAGCATAGCAAAAGCATCACAGACAGGTCCCGGAACTAATATAATAACCGGGCTTGCAGTAGGGCTTCAAAGCACGGCAATGCCGGTGGTTGCGATTGTCGCAGGAACCCTGATATCATACGGTTTTGGCGAAGCAATTGGCGCAGGATATGGAATATATGCTGTTGCAATAGCGGCTGTTGCAATGCTTTCAACAACAGGGATGATAGTGGCAATAGACTCGTTCGGCCCTATAACAGACAACGCCGGAGGAATTGCAGAAATGTCTGCGCTTCCCGAAGACATCAGAGAGATAACAGATGCTCTTGATGCTGTCGGAAACACGACAAAAGCAGTCACAAAAGGCTATGCAATAGGCTCTGCTGCACTTGGGGCTCTCGCGCTTTTCGCATCATACGTCCATGAAGCAAGCATAAAAAAAGCCCTTGTTTTCAGCCTCAGCGATCCTTTGATTATAGCAGGCCTTTTCCTTGGAGGAATGCTTCCATTCCTTTTCTCCTCATACTTAATGAGCGCAGTAGGAAGAGCGGCTTTTGAAGTCGTCGAGGAAGTAAGAAGGCAGTTCCGCGAGATAAAAGGCATAATGGAAGGCACTGCAAAACCGGAATACGGCAAATGCGTTGACATAGTAACAAAGGCGGCACTGAAGGAAATGACAGTTCCTGCAATAATTGCAATTGCTTCGCCTCTTGCAGTTGGCTACATACTCGGGCCTGTTGCTCTTGGCGGCCTTCTTGTAGGCGTGATTGTCACAGGCCTGCTCCTTGCAATACAAATGACATCCGGAGGAGCTGCATGGGACAACGCAAAGAAGTATATCGAGAAGGGCAACTACGGCGGAAAAAAATCAGATCCGCATAAAGCAGCAGTTGTCGGGGATACTGTAGGCGATCCATTCAAAGACACCGCAGGGCCTGCGCTCAACTCGCTTATTAAGGTCATGAACACAATCGCGCTGATATTTGCCGCAAGCATTGCAGCGCACGGCGGGTTGATTGCGCTTGTGTGA
- a CDS encoding GNAT family N-acetyltransferase, whose product MNAIKEMITGIDMITINEAEECDFAQIEAILAENHMLVPAIDGKKAMEMIKKRMGRYFLAAKENNLVLGFIRATYDGSRALIQQMAVKKTHQRKGIGKKLIFEVCKRLRKDGAPTVSVTSTEKSCPYYEKLSFKKLPITLMLAEEIDRVISITDTK is encoded by the coding sequence ATGAATGCTATAAAAGAAATGATTACCGGTATTGACATGATAACTATTAATGAAGCCGAAGAATGTGATTTTGCGCAAATTGAGGCAATACTCGCAGAAAACCATATGCTTGTTCCGGCAATAGACGGCAAAAAAGCCATGGAAATGATAAAAAAGCGGATGGGCAGATATTTTCTTGCAGCTAAAGAAAATAATCTCGTCTTGGGATTCATACGAGCCACATATGATGGCTCAAGGGCGTTGATACAGCAAATGGCAGTTAAGAAAACGCATCAAAGAAAAGGCATCGGCAAAAAGCTTATCTTTGAGGTCTGCAAAAGGCTTAGAAAAGATGGCGCGCCAACGGTCTCTGTTACATCGACCGAGAAGTCGTGTCCATATTACGAAAAATTATCATTTAAAAAACTGCCTATCACGCTAATGTTGGCAGAGGAGATTGACAGAGTTATAAGCATAACAGATACAAAATAA
- a CDS encoding nucleotidyltransferase domain-containing protein, translated as MLQLKVTPALKKILKKYRAQVVYLFGSAATGETTALSDVDIGIVFKDIRAKNKDPSGIFTELYEAFRHALNMPFEQRLDLVYLQEAPLRLQMNAIKYGKVLYQKSEDIRTDYEDYATMRYLDWKYADDLYLKEVAEEITGKRMELEA; from the coding sequence ATGCTTCAATTAAAAGTGACTCCGGCGCTCAAGAAAATACTAAAAAAATACAGAGCCCAAGTAGTTTATCTTTTCGGCTCTGCCGCAACAGGCGAGACTACCGCGCTAAGCGATGTCGATATTGGCATTGTTTTCAAAGATATTCGCGCGAAAAACAAAGACCCGTCAGGCATATTTACAGAGCTTTACGAGGCGTTCAGGCACGCGCTTAACATGCCTTTCGAACAGCGCCTTGATTTGGTTTATCTTCAGGAAGCGCCGCTAAGGCTTCAGATGAACGCAATTAAGTACGGCAAGGTGCTATATCAAAAAAGCGAAGATATCAGGACAGACTACGAAGATTATGCCACAATGCGGTATCTGGACTGGAAATACGCCGATGATCTTTATCTCAAAGAAGTTGCCGAGGAAATAACCGGCAAAAGGATGGAACTTGAGGCGTAA
- a CDS encoding DUF86 domain-containing protein: MPLSEFKKNPDNYAIAEHHLRRASEAVLDIGRHIISKGGFSHPEDYTQIIDILGQNEIIPEPFAKEFRKIGGFRNRMVHAYWKVSFEELRQTLKNDLDKLTDFCKYVLKYLEK; this comes from the coding sequence ATGCCTCTTTCAGAATTTAAAAAAAATCCGGACAATTACGCAATTGCGGAGCATCATTTACGAAGGGCATCCGAAGCTGTGCTTGATATTGGCAGGCACATCATTTCGAAAGGCGGCTTTTCGCATCCGGAAGATTACACGCAGATAATTGACATACTCGGGCAGAACGAAATAATTCCGGAACCATTTGCCAAAGAGTTTCGAAAAATCGGCGGATTTAGAAATCGCATGGTCCATGCATACTGGAAAGTGAGTTTTGAGGAATTGCGCCAAACACTAAAAAATGACTTAGACAAACTAACAGATTTCTGCAAATATGTTTTAAAATATCTTGAAAAATAA
- a CDS encoding DNA-directed RNA polymerase, whose protein sequence is MFEIATFEDEIRVPPENIGGKKEDVVLKSLVQKYENHIIPDVGVVLAVTKAFDVKGGAIKADDPGVFYSSKFEAMLFIPKLHEIVEGTVIDITDFGVFVRFGPIDGMCHISQVINDYVSRDQKANVIVAKKSGKLLKIGDLVRARITAISLEKREVNKITITMRQDGLGSLDWIAADKKEKEKKAKRASGEEEAKPEKKTKKKE, encoded by the coding sequence ATGTTCGAAATCGCAACTTTTGAAGACGAAATAAGAGTCCCGCCGGAAAATATCGGCGGAAAAAAGGAAGATGTAGTGCTAAAAAGCCTTGTCCAGAAATACGAAAACCACATAATTCCTGATGTCGGCGTTGTTCTTGCAGTTACTAAAGCATTCGATGTAAAAGGAGGTGCAATAAAAGCAGATGATCCGGGGGTATTTTACAGCTCGAAATTCGAAGCAATGTTATTTATCCCAAAACTGCATGAAATCGTTGAAGGCACAGTAATTGACATTACTGATTTCGGAGTATTTGTGCGCTTCGGCCCGATTGACGGCATGTGCCACATTTCACAGGTAATTAATGATTACGTAAGCCGTGACCAGAAAGCAAATGTCATTGTAGCTAAAAAATCAGGAAAATTGCTAAAAATCGGCGACCTAGTAAGAGCGCGCATCACAGCGATAAGCCTTGAAAAGCGCGAGGTAAACAAGATAACAATCACCATGCGCCAAGATGGCCTCGGCTCGCTTGATTGGATTGCTGCAGACAAAAAAGAAAAAGAAAAGAAAGCGAAAAGGGCAAGCGGAGAAGAGGAAGCAAAGCCTGAGAAAAAAACTAAAAAGAAAGAGTGA
- a CDS encoding DNA-directed RNA polymerase subunit E'', translating to MNERACRVCKRLVEEGNECDVCKSTDLTNNWKGVIMIFNADSEVAKKAGIAVPGKYAMQVM from the coding sequence ATGAACGAACGTGCATGCAGGGTCTGCAAAAGGCTCGTTGAAGAAGGAAACGAATGCGACGTATGCAAATCAACCGATCTCACAAACAACTGGAAAGGCGTAATAATGATTTTTAATGCCGATTCCGAAGTTGCGAAAAAGGCGGGAATAGCGGTGCCTGGAAAATACGCTATGCAGGTTATGTGA
- a CDS encoding type II toxin-antitoxin system HicB family antitoxin, giving the protein MEFIVILMEEETGYSVQVPALPGCHTQGDTIDEALANAKEAIECYLESAEKDEIPKAPSHIQIAAVSVSNNVGA; this is encoded by the coding sequence ATGGAATTCATAGTAATTTTAATGGAGGAAGAAACGGGATATTCGGTTCAAGTGCCTGCGCTTCCAGGATGCCACACACAAGGCGATACAATAGATGAGGCTCTTGCAAATGCAAAAGAAGCGATAGAATGCTATTTAGAAAGCGCTGAAAAAGACGAAATTCCAAAAGCGCCGTCACACATCCAGATTGCTGCAGTAAGCGTTTCAAATAATGTTGGCGCGTAG
- a CDS encoding type II toxin-antitoxin system HicA family toxin → MAKLPAVSGKEVIKALVRIGYFVHHQKGSHICLKNSNSPYNRITVPNHRELKKGTLNGILKDAKLSVDELLKLL, encoded by the coding sequence ATGGCAAAACTTCCGGCAGTATCGGGCAAGGAAGTTATAAAGGCATTGGTGCGAATAGGCTATTTTGTTCACCATCAAAAAGGAAGCCATATTTGCCTGAAGAACAGCAATTCACCATACAACCGCATTACTGTGCCAAACCACAGAGAATTAAAGAAAGGAACGCTTAACGGAATATTAAAAGATGCCAAATTAAGCGTGGATGAATTATTAAAATTATTGTGA
- a CDS encoding DUF3850 domain-containing protein — translation MAEIKKKIWSEFFDAIQRGEKKFELRLADFDLKAGDILVLEEFDPKTNKYTGRKITKKCMKVFKLDISKFYTPKQLETNGLYVIELD, via the coding sequence ATGGCAGAAATAAAGAAAAAAATCTGGTCCGAGTTTTTTGATGCGATACAGCGAGGAGAAAAGAAATTCGAGTTGCGACTTGCTGATTTCGACCTGAAAGCCGGCGATATTCTCGTCCTTGAGGAATTCGACCCGAAAACAAACAAATACACTGGCAGAAAAATCACAAAGAAGTGCATGAAGGTTTTTAAACTTGACATTTCAAAGTTCTATACCCCGAAGCAACTTGAAACAAACGGGCTTTATGTAATTGAACTTGACTGA
- a CDS encoding 30S ribosomal protein S27ae, which translates to MPKKAKSKSKHKSVQMWKMYEVKDGGIVRKNKQCPKCKKNLAQMKNRIYCGGCGYTEIKK; encoded by the coding sequence ATGCCAAAAAAAGCAAAATCAAAAAGCAAGCACAAATCCGTGCAAATGTGGAAAATGTACGAAGTCAAAGACGGCGGCATAGTCCGCAAGAACAAGCAGTGCCCGAAGTGCAAAAAGAACCTCGCGCAGATGAAAAATAGAATCTATTGTGGCGGTTGCGGGTATACTGAAATCAAGAAATAA